The Bacillota bacterium genome includes the window GACCAACACTCTTCGGCTATCCAGTTTTAGGTCTTACCGGGTATCTCCTTGCCGGGTTTCTGGGGTTTTGGCTGTTGGTCTCCATTCTCCGTGCGGGAAAGCTTTAGTGGTTTTGTCCATGGGAAAGGCAGGTGGATCCTTCGGCACCAGAGGGTGCCGAAGGGCGTATATTGATGAAGTGGGTTGTGCGGGAAACTGACCGGGCCCGAAGCCGGCAGCTGGCTGCGGAATTGGGGATCTCTCCCTTGCTTGCCCAGCTTTTGGTAAACCGAGGCCTGAGGGATGCGGTAGCGGCCCGGGCCTTCTTGCGGCCCCGGTTGGAAGCTCTCCATGATTACCACTTGCTGCCGGATTTGGAACCGGCGGTAACGCGGCTATGTCAGGCTTTGGAGAATAGGGAGAGGATAGTGGTTTACGGGGATTATGACGTGGATGGTTTGACGGCCACTACCCTACTAGTGGAGGTTTTGAACCGCCTGGGCGCTACCGTGGATTACTATATCCCCGACCGCTTCACCGAAGGTTATGGACTCCATTGCGAGGCCATAGGGGCCCTACGGGAGCGGGGCTGTGACCTTTTGCTTACGGTGGACTGCGGGGCCGCCGCCGTTGTAGAGGCGGAATTGGCCGCTTCTTTAGGGATCGATTTGGTGATTACGGATCACCACGAAGTGGGGGAACAACTGCCCCAGGCCGTTGGGGTGGTGAACCCCAAGCGGAAGGACAGTGGGTATCCCTTCCGGGAGCTAGCGGGGGTGGGCGTAAGCTACAAGTTGGCCCAAGGGCTGTGGGAGCGTTGGACTGGGACTTCCTTCCCCATCCAGGAGTACTTAGACTTGGTGGCCCTGGGGACCGTTGCCGATGTGGTTCCCCTGGTGGATGAGAACCGGATCTTGGTGAAGTTCGGGCTGGAACAGTTAGCCCGGACCAGACGTATTGGGTTACGGGCCCTGTTGGAGCTGACCCAACTAGAGGGGGAGCTGCTGGAGGCCTATCACGTGGGTTTTGTGTTGGCTCCCCGGCTCAATGCCGCAGGGCGCATGGATCACGCTCTGGGTGCCTTAGAGTTGCTGCTGACCACGGATCTCCACCGGGCCCGGGAGCTTGCCCAGCATCTGGACCGGATCAACCGGCAGCGCCAAGTGGACGAGGCCCGGATCGTGGAGGAGGCGGAAGGGATGATCCAGGACCGGGGTCTGCTAAAAGACCGGGCTTTAGTCCTTGCCAGCCCCAACTGGTCTTCGGGGATCGTGGGCATTGCCGCCTCCCGGTTGGTGGAACGCTATCACCGGCCGACGATTCTAATCGCCCTGGATGAGGGCTTGGGGAAGGGCTCGGGCAGAAGCATCCCCGGTTTCGACCTGTATGAAGCCTTGGGGGCTTGCCAGGGGAGCCTTGTTGGCTACGGTGGCCATACCATGGCCGCAGGACTTTCGGTGCAGGAGGAATTGTGGAACCGATTTGCCCAGGAGTTTGTGGCCTATGCTAATCACCGGCTTACCCCGGAGGATATTGTACCCCGGTTGGAGATCGATACCTTGGTAGATCTAGATGAGCTGGATTTGGCTTTGGTGGATGAGGTGGCAGCTTTAGCCCCCTTTGGCCCGGGAAACCCTCGGCCCTTGTTCGGTTGTCGGGATGTGACGGTACAAAGTTACCGGCGGGTGGGCAATGGCGATGCCCATCTGCAGCTTTGGGTCCGGCAGGGGGATCGGCAACTGGCCTGTATTGGCTTTCGTATGGGTGACCGGGAAGAGGTGCTCACTGCCCAGGTGGATCTGGCCTTTCGGGTGGCGAAGAACCAGTGGCAGGGGGAGGTCTCCCTCCAAGGGCAACTGGTGGATGTGCGCCCCTCTGTCTTGCCCCAGGCCTACCACCGGGCCCGACAGGTGTATGATGGCAGGGCTTGCACGAACAAGGCCCAGTATTTGGCGGAACTTTTGCCCTGGGAGGGGAAGATCACCGTGTATGCGGGGGTGGTTCCCGCCACCGATGAAGAGCTTGCCCTGTGGCAGCGGGCCGGCTTTACCCTAAAGGAAGAACGGACCTTTACCGGGGAGGGAGGGCTTGTCCGGCTGGAGCATCCGGCGGGAACGGTCCGACTTGTCCACAGTCTGTACCTTGGGGAAGAGGTTCTTGCGAAGATGGGGGATGGGGCCCTGGGGGTGTGGGGAATGCCCTTGGGGTACGGGGAGTTGGTCCGGTTGCTGACCTTGGTGCCAGCGTCGCGGATCTATTTCCTGATCAGTGATGACCAGGTGAATAAGACCAAGGAACTGTTGCCCTTTTTGTGTCCCGACCGGAAGACCTTGGGTCGGGCCTACCGACAGCTTCAGCCGGGGTGCACCCTAGAGGAGTTTACGGGATTTGTGCGGGACGAACTTTTGGGGTTAAAGGGCATCGAACCGGGCAAGGCCCTGACGAATCTTGTGGTCCGGGGGATTCTGGAGATCTTTTGCGACCTGGGTTTGCTCCAGCAGGACGGGGGTTATCTGTCGGTAAGCCATCCTGGACGCAAGCTAGACTTAACCTCATCGATTCGTTATAATGAGAATAAATTCCTTGTCAAGACCTTTCACCGGTTTTCCCGGTATGTGCTTACCCAACCGGTGGAGAAGATTCTTGGGGATTTGAACAGCTTAGAGACTGGTGCAACTAGGAGGGTACTTGGTGGATCTCAAATCAATGATCAGGGAGGTTTTGGACTTCCCCAAGGAGGGCGTTAGTTTCAAGGACATCACCACGGTGATCCGGGACGGACAAGCCCTGCGCTATTGTATTCGAACTATGGCGGACTATTTCCGTCCCAAGAAGCCTGAGATCGTGGTGGGGGTGGAATCTAGAGGCTTTCTCTTGGGGGCTCCCTTAGCCTATGAGTTGGGAGTTGGATTTGTCTTGGTGCGCAAGCCCGGCAAATTGCCGGCGGCCACGGAGCGGATCCAGTATCAACTGGAGTATGGGACCGATGCATTGGAAATCCATCGGGATTCCTTTTCCCCGGGCACACGGGTGCTGATGGTGGATGATCTATTGGCCACCGGCGGGACCATCAAGGCCGCCGCAGAACTGGTGGAGCGCCTGCAGGGCGAGATCGTCGGCTTCAGTTTCCTTATTGAGTTATTGTACCTGGGGGGCCGAAAGAAATTGGAAGGCTATGATGTCTTGTCGTTAGTACAATACGAAAGCTAGGCTTTCCGGGGGGTTGGGCAGCGTGTCTTTGGAGCAATTACTGGGGAGAATCCGTGAATATGCACCCGATGCAGATCTGTCCCCGGTGATCGATGCCTATCATTTCTCCAAAGAAGTCCATCAGGGGCAGTATCGGGACTCGGAAGAGCCCTATTTTTCTCACCCCTTCCAAGTGGCGATGATCCTGGCTGATTTGGAGATGGAGGCCACGATTATCGCCGGGGGGTTGCTCCATGATGTGGTGGAAGATACCGATGTCACCCTGACCCAAATCCGGGAACGCTTTGGCGATGAGATTGCCCTCTTTGTGGATGGAGTGACCAAGCTTAGCAAACTGCCCTTCCGGACCAAGAAGGAGCAGCAGGCGGAGTCTTTGCGCAAACTGTTTTTGGCCATGGCCCAGGACGTGCGGGTGGTTATCATCAAGTTGGCAGACCGGTTACACAACATGCGAACCCTCGATGTCCTGTCGGTGGAAAGACAGCAGAAGATCGCCCGGGAGACCCTCGAGATCTACTGTCCCTTGGCTAACCGGCTGGGGATGTGGCAGATTAAGTGGGAGATGGAAGAGCTGGCCTTTCGTTACCTTTATCCCGAAGATTACTTTGCCCTCGTGGAACAGGTGGGCCGCAAGCGCTCTATGCGCGATGCGGACTTGGTCTATGTAATGGATCAGCTGAAGAAACGTTTGGATCAAATGGGGATCAAGGCGGAGCTTAGCGGCCGGACCAAGCATGTCTACAGTATCTACCAGAAGATGAAGACCCAAAACAAGACCATCGATGAGATCTACGATCTTCTGGGGGTGCGGGTAATCGTCAATTCGGTGAAGGACTGCTATGGTGTACTGGGGATCGTGCATAGTCTGTGGAAGCCGGTGCCGGGCCGATTCAAGGATTACATCGCCATGCCTAAGGCCAACATGTATCGGTCCTTGCATACCACCGTCATCGGTCCCGGGGGCGAGGCCTTCGAAGTTCAGATTCGTACCTGGGAGATGCATTGGGTGGCGGAACGGGGTATTGCCGCCCATTGGTTGTATAAAGAAGGCGGTTCCCAGGATAGCAAGTTTGAACTGAAGATGGCCTGGCTGCGGGAAGTGATGGATTGGCTCAAGGAAATGAAAGACCCCGACGAGTTCATAGAGATGTTGAAGACCGACCTCTTTGAGGATGAGGTCTTCGTCTTCACCCCCAAAGGCGATGTGAAGACTCTCCCCATGGGGGCCACCCCTGTGGATTTTGCCTTTAGCGTCCACACCGATGTGGGTCTGAAATGTGCAGGGGCTAAGGTGAATGGCCGGATCGTGCCGCTGGATTATCAGCTGAAGAACGGAGAGTTCGTGGAGATTCTCACCGCCAACAACGCTTCCCCCAGTCGGGATTGGCTGAATTTTGTGAAAACTTCCAAGGCCCGTTCCAAGATCCGGGCTTTTCTGAAGGAAGAACGGCGGGAAGAGAATCTGCAGCGGGGCAAGGAGCTGTTGGAGCGGGAGGCCAAGAAGTTCGGGGTCGATCCCAGCCAAGTCTTAAAACCGGACAAATTGACCC containing:
- the recJ gene encoding single-stranded-DNA-specific exonuclease RecJ codes for the protein MKWVVRETDRARSRQLAAELGISPLLAQLLVNRGLRDAVAARAFLRPRLEALHDYHLLPDLEPAVTRLCQALENRERIVVYGDYDVDGLTATTLLVEVLNRLGATVDYYIPDRFTEGYGLHCEAIGALRERGCDLLLTVDCGAAAVVEAELAASLGIDLVITDHHEVGEQLPQAVGVVNPKRKDSGYPFRELAGVGVSYKLAQGLWERWTGTSFPIQEYLDLVALGTVADVVPLVDENRILVKFGLEQLARTRRIGLRALLELTQLEGELLEAYHVGFVLAPRLNAAGRMDHALGALELLLTTDLHRARELAQHLDRINRQRQVDEARIVEEAEGMIQDRGLLKDRALVLASPNWSSGIVGIAASRLVERYHRPTILIALDEGLGKGSGRSIPGFDLYEALGACQGSLVGYGGHTMAAGLSVQEELWNRFAQEFVAYANHRLTPEDIVPRLEIDTLVDLDELDLALVDEVAALAPFGPGNPRPLFGCRDVTVQSYRRVGNGDAHLQLWVRQGDRQLACIGFRMGDREEVLTAQVDLAFRVAKNQWQGEVSLQGQLVDVRPSVLPQAYHRARQVYDGRACTNKAQYLAELLPWEGKITVYAGVVPATDEELALWQRAGFTLKEERTFTGEGGLVRLEHPAGTVRLVHSLYLGEEVLAKMGDGALGVWGMPLGYGELVRLLTLVPASRIYFLISDDQVNKTKELLPFLCPDRKTLGRAYRQLQPGCTLEEFTGFVRDELLGLKGIEPGKALTNLVVRGILEIFCDLGLLQQDGGYLSVSHPGRKLDLTSSIRYNENKFLVKTFHRFSRYVLTQPVEKILGDLNSLETGATRRVLGGSQINDQGGFGLPQGGR
- a CDS encoding adenine phosphoribosyltransferase, producing MDLKSMIREVLDFPKEGVSFKDITTVIRDGQALRYCIRTMADYFRPKKPEIVVGVESRGFLLGAPLAYELGVGFVLVRKPGKLPAATERIQYQLEYGTDALEIHRDSFSPGTRVLMVDDLLATGGTIKAAAELVERLQGEIVGFSFLIELLYLGGRKKLEGYDVLSLVQYES
- a CDS encoding bifunctional (p)ppGpp synthetase/guanosine-3',5'-bis(diphosphate) 3'-pyrophosphohydrolase — protein: MSLEQLLGRIREYAPDADLSPVIDAYHFSKEVHQGQYRDSEEPYFSHPFQVAMILADLEMEATIIAGGLLHDVVEDTDVTLTQIRERFGDEIALFVDGVTKLSKLPFRTKKEQQAESLRKLFLAMAQDVRVVIIKLADRLHNMRTLDVLSVERQQKIARETLEIYCPLANRLGMWQIKWEMEELAFRYLYPEDYFALVEQVGRKRSMRDADLVYVMDQLKKRLDQMGIKAELSGRTKHVYSIYQKMKTQNKTIDEIYDLLGVRVIVNSVKDCYGVLGIVHSLWKPVPGRFKDYIAMPKANMYRSLHTTVIGPGGEAFEVQIRTWEMHWVAERGIAAHWLYKEGGSQDSKFELKMAWLREVMDWLKEMKDPDEFIEMLKTDLFEDEVFVFTPKGDVKTLPMGATPVDFAFSVHTDVGLKCAGAKVNGRIVPLDYQLKNGEFVEILTANNASPSRDWLNFVKTSKARSKIRAFLKEERREENLQRGKELLEREAKKFGVDPSQVLKPDKLTQAAGRYGFVSGDDLLAAIGFGKVPPRQALGKIIDPKELEKRRQELNLARKKQQMPEPLRRQIQGVRCRGVDNLLVRFSRCCNPVPGDPIVGYITRGRGVSIHREDCPNVTYLENEPERRIEVEWVEQTEVSYPVEIRVEAIDRVNLLANIMNTVSEQKTNIEGVNARVDRDKAIIDLVLDIYNVGHMNSIINQLKQVSGVLDVYRAHPT